From the Solanum stenotomum isolate F172 chromosome 4, ASM1918654v1, whole genome shotgun sequence genome, one window contains:
- the LOC125861546 gene encoding SKP1-like protein 1B has product MSSEKLITFNTSNGEEFKLTEAVAVRSEVIKNMLQYMDCTSNVLPLSNVDGKTMTKVIQYWKKHLEEGVTEDQLKSFDQDFLKMGQSELVGVLLAANFFDDK; this is encoded by the coding sequence ATGTCTTCAGAAAAACTCATAACTTTCAATACTAGCAATGGTGAGGAATTCAAACTCACTGAGGCTGTAGCTGTGAGGTCAGAAGTCATCAAGAACATGTTACAATACATGGATTGTACTTCTAATGTCCTCCCCTTGTCTAATGTTGATGGCAAAACAATGACCAAAGTGATTCAATATTGGAAGAAACATTTGGAAGAAGGTGTTACAGAAGATCAGTTAAAGAGTTTTGATCAGGATTTCTTGAAGATGGGCCAATCAGAATTAGTTGGTGTTCTCTTGGCTGCTAATTTTTTTGATGATAAGTAG